ACCCTGCCGGACGTTTATCGGTCTTACTCCCGTATCTACGTCGATACCCAGACCCTGCTAAACCCGCTTTTGCGTGGTTTGACCGTGCGTCCGAATACCGAGCAACAGGTCAGGCTGATGGCCCGTACCTTGCTGAGTCGTCCAAACCTGGAAGAAGTGATACGGCGTGCTGATCTTGACCACGACGTTAACAGCGATAAAGCGATGCAGGGGCTGATTGATGAGGTGGGTCGAACCTTGGCGCTGAGCAGCAGTGGGCGCGAAAATCTATATCAGTTGTCATATTCCGGGCCCGATCCGAAAGTTGCGACTCGTGTAGTACGTGAGACCGTAAATTTGTTCATGGAGCGCGGTTTGGGGGATACCTCGCGCGATCTTAAAAAATCACAGGATTTCATCGAGGCGCAGCTGCGCTCATACCAGTCTCGATTGGAGGAGACTGA
This region of Immundisolibacter sp. genomic DNA includes:
- a CDS encoding XrtA system polysaccharide chain length determinant; translated protein: MEHLIEQLMGQLRGMVRWRWFACAVAWMVAVVGWTWVYTLPDVYRSYSRIYVDTQTLLNPLLRGLTVRPNTEQQVRLMARTLLSRPNLEEVIRRADLDHDVNSDKAMQGLIDEVGRTLALSSSGRENLYQLSYSGPDPKVATRVVRETVNLFMERGLGDTSRDLKKSQDFIEAQLRSYQSRLEETEQRLEQFKREHAGMMGNEGRDYYGRREAARAALEQAQLQLQEARGQLNTYQRQTEGNEPLLLFSQNSGMNADPELAQRILVLEKNLDSLLLRYQDEHP